In Lacibacter sp. H375, one DNA window encodes the following:
- the rplT gene encoding 50S ribosomal protein L20 — MPRSVNAVASKQRRKRILKQAKGFYGKRKNVYTVAKNVVEKGMTYSYVGRKLKKREYRALWIARINAAVREEGLTYSVFINKLKAKNIDLDRKILADLAMNEPESFKQLVASVK, encoded by the coding sequence ATGCCACGTTCAGTAAACGCAGTTGCATCGAAGCAACGCCGCAAAAGAATTCTCAAACAAGCCAAAGGTTTTTATGGCAAACGAAAAAACGTATATACCGTTGCCAAAAACGTAGTTGAAAAAGGTATGACCTACAGTTATGTTGGTCGTAAACTGAAAAAGCGTGAATACCGTGCGCTTTGGATCGCTCGTATCAACGCAGCAGTAAGGGAAGAAGGATTAACATACTCTGTATTCATCAACAAGCTGAAAGCAAAAAACATTGATCTTGACCGTAAGATCCTTGCAGACTTAGCGATGAACGAACCAGAAAGCTTCAAGCAACTGGTTGCATCAGTAAAATAA
- a CDS encoding sensor histidine kinase gives MNKLLFNTITKTKQYLLSIAAIIIVAAICFLFSDFMGYRVAALVLLVTVSLLAMIFDVLPVLFSAALSALIWDFFFIPPRFTIHVNTTEDSILLVMYFVIALINAVLTYKIRQIEKDARLKEEKANSVKLYNTILNSLSHELRTPIAAIIGATDNLQTNPYLSKENHEQLIAEIAKGAFRLNQQVENLLNISRLESGHIQPKYDWCDVEELIYQVVQSVEENNKKRKIGISIKPGLPFCSIDKGMLEQILYNLLNNAAIHTPSNCIINVSAVCHADILQLIIEDSGNTFIDTEAKDILNKFDRNNKSKTAGSGLGLSIVKGFTEALAGNVELEKSPLGGAKFIVSLPVRSNRFETITT, from the coding sequence ATGAATAAGCTGCTCTTCAATACAATCACAAAAACGAAGCAATACCTGTTAAGCATTGCTGCTATTATTATTGTAGCAGCCATTTGTTTTTTGTTTTCTGATTTTATGGGTTACAGGGTGGCAGCATTGGTGTTGCTGGTCACAGTATCGTTGTTAGCCATGATCTTCGATGTGCTGCCTGTTTTATTCTCAGCGGCATTAAGTGCCCTCATCTGGGATTTCTTTTTTATACCACCACGCTTTACCATACATGTAAATACAACCGAGGACAGTATTCTGCTTGTAATGTATTTTGTGATAGCGTTGATCAACGCAGTGCTTACTTATAAAATAAGACAGATCGAAAAAGATGCACGGTTGAAAGAAGAAAAAGCAAACAGTGTGAAACTTTACAACACCATTCTCAACTCCTTATCGCATGAATTGAGAACGCCCATTGCTGCTATCATTGGCGCTACTGATAATTTGCAAACCAACCCCTACCTCAGTAAAGAAAACCATGAACAATTGATTGCCGAGATCGCAAAGGGAGCTTTCCGGTTAAATCAACAGGTAGAAAATTTATTGAACATTTCCCGTTTGGAATCGGGTCATATACAACCCAAATACGATTGGTGCGATGTGGAAGAATTAATTTACCAGGTTGTTCAATCAGTGGAAGAAAATAATAAGAAAAGAAAAATAGGCATCAGTATAAAACCCGGTCTCCCTTTTTGCAGTATTGATAAAGGTATGCTTGAGCAGATACTTTATAATCTCTTAAATAATGCAGCTATTCACACTCCTTCCAATTGCATCATTAATGTATCAGCCGTTTGCCATGCTGATATTTTACAACTGATAATTGAAGACAGTGGCAATACCTTTATTGATACGGAAGCAAAAGACATCCTCAACAAGTTTGATCGGAACAATAAAAGCAAAACGGCCGGCTCAGGTCTTGGCCTTTCAATTGTAAAAGGTTTTACGGAAGCACTTGCAGGAAATGTTGAATTAGAAAAATCGCCGTTGGGTGGTGCGAAATTTATTGTTTCATTACCGGTACGATCAAATCGCTTTGAAACCATTACAACATGA
- a CDS encoding KUP/HAK/KT family potassium transporter → MSSHNRVSVAGLLIALGIIFGDIGTSPLYVLNAITSGKTITEELIIGALSLIIWTLTLQTTVKYVILTLRADNKGEGGIFSLFALVRRRRKWLVIPAMIGGAALLADGMITPPISVTSAIEGLKQIPAFHDISQWTVIIIVICILSILFFLQQFGSAFIGRSFGPVMAVWFVMLAVLGLAQLVQDLSILKAFNPYYGIELLLAYPKGFYILGGVFLCTTGAEALYSDLGHCGKWNIRYSWIFVKTCLIINYLGQGAWLLLNHSGEVISSSLIEDGFNPFYGIMPHWFIYFGIAIATAATIIASQALISGSFTLVSEAMRLNLFPKFKINYPTEAKGQLYIPAVNLLLFTGCIGIVLYFKKASNMEAAYGLAITVTMIATSVLFANYLVTRRTKPAFIYLYLAVYFAIEFSFFYANLEKFPHGGYVTLLVGGLLFFVMYDWFRARKIKNRYIEFVRLEHYIPKLQELSNDVTVPKYATHLIYLTSADNPKEIEHKIIYSIMNRKPKRADIYWFIHVDTVDDPYTTEYSVTHIIPNDIIRIEFRLGFRVQTRIDSMFRKVVKDLVNNREVNVTSRYVSLERNHIAGDFQFIVMEKYLSQDNELPFWERILMKFHFWLKEISLSEERGFGLDPSNVTVEKFPLIVAPVSNLRLKRVEEYEG, encoded by the coding sequence ATGTCTTCGCATAATCGTGTTAGTGTTGCAGGTCTTTTGATTGCATTGGGAATTATTTTTGGTGATATCGGTACTTCTCCGCTTTATGTTTTAAACGCCATTACAAGTGGAAAGACCATTACAGAAGAATTGATCATCGGCGCACTTTCATTGATCATCTGGACACTTACGCTGCAAACAACGGTGAAGTATGTTATTCTTACGTTGCGTGCAGATAACAAAGGAGAAGGAGGTATATTTTCATTGTTTGCGCTTGTTCGCCGCAGAAGAAAATGGTTGGTGATACCAGCCATGATTGGGGGGGCTGCCTTGCTTGCGGATGGTATGATCACACCACCCATATCTGTAACATCGGCCATTGAAGGTTTGAAACAAATTCCTGCTTTTCATGATATCAGCCAATGGACGGTGATCATTATCGTCATTTGTATCCTTTCAATACTTTTCTTTTTGCAACAGTTTGGATCAGCGTTTATTGGTCGGTCATTCGGGCCCGTTATGGCAGTGTGGTTTGTTATGCTAGCAGTTCTTGGGTTGGCCCAGTTAGTGCAAGACCTCTCGATACTAAAAGCATTTAATCCTTATTATGGTATTGAACTGTTGCTTGCTTACCCGAAAGGGTTTTACATTTTAGGTGGAGTGTTTTTATGTACCACAGGTGCAGAAGCTTTGTATTCCGACTTGGGACATTGCGGTAAATGGAACATCCGTTATTCCTGGATTTTTGTAAAAACCTGTTTGATCATTAATTACCTGGGGCAGGGTGCATGGCTGTTATTGAATCATAGCGGTGAGGTGATCAGTTCATCCCTTATCGAAGACGGGTTTAATCCGTTTTACGGTATTATGCCGCATTGGTTTATTTACTTCGGTATTGCCATTGCCACAGCTGCTACCATCATCGCCAGCCAGGCATTGATATCCGGATCGTTTACACTTGTGAGTGAAGCTATGCGGCTTAATCTTTTCCCGAAGTTTAAAATTAATTACCCTACAGAGGCGAAAGGTCAATTGTATATACCGGCTGTGAATCTGTTGTTGTTCACAGGTTGTATTGGTATTGTACTATACTTTAAAAAAGCTTCGAATATGGAAGCGGCATATGGTCTTGCTATTACAGTTACCATGATCGCAACATCGGTACTGTTTGCAAATTATCTTGTTACCAGACGAACTAAACCCGCATTCATCTATTTATACCTGGCTGTTTATTTTGCCATTGAATTCAGTTTCTTCTATGCCAATCTTGAGAAATTTCCTCATGGTGGTTATGTTACATTGTTGGTGGGAGGCCTGTTGTTCTTTGTAATGTACGATTGGTTCAGGGCAAGAAAAATCAAGAACCGGTATATTGAATTTGTTCGTCTGGAGCATTATATACCAAAACTGCAGGAGTTAAGTAACGATGTTACTGTGCCGAAGTATGCAACGCATCTTATTTACCTTACAAGTGCGGATAACCCGAAGGAAATAGAACATAAGATCATTTATTCCATTATGAACAGAAAGCCGAAACGGGCCGACATCTACTGGTTTATTCATGTTGATACTGTTGATGATCCTTATACAACGGAATACAGTGTTACGCATATCATTCCTAACGATATTATCAGAATTGAGTTCCGTTTAGGTTTCAGGGTGCAGACTCGTATTGACAGCATGTTCCGCAAAGTGGTGAAAGATCTTGTCAACAACCGTGAGGTGAATGTAACCAGCCGTTACGTGAGTCTTGAACGCAATCACATTGCCGGTGATTTTCAATTCATCGTTATGGAAAAATATTTGAGCCAGGATAACGAATTGCCTTTCTGGGAAAGGATTCTTATGAAGTTTCATTTCTGGTTAAAAGAAATTTCGCTTTCAGAAGAAAGAGGGTTTGGGTTAGACCCCAGTAATGTAACGGTTGAAAAGTTTCCGTTAATTGTTGCGCCTGTAAGTAATCTTCGGCTAAAGCGTGTGGAAGAGTATGAAGGATAA
- a CDS encoding response regulator translates to MNKSEILIIDDEPQMRKLLEITLQSNGYLSKTAASAKEGLIMAGNHPPELIVLDLGLPDDSGHNVLQKLRQWYTNPIIILSVQKNEADIIKALDNGANDYLSKPFRTGELLARIRSALRSINTDEGETTLSFGDLNVDLSTRSVWKNNQLLKLTATEYNLLALLIRNEGKVLTHQYLLRAIWGPGYINQSQYLRVFIAQIRKKIEDDPNRPLYLLTEAGVGYRFVSSIS, encoded by the coding sequence ATGAACAAATCAGAAATATTAATTATCGACGATGAACCTCAGATGAGGAAGCTGCTTGAAATTACGTTGCAGAGCAATGGTTATTTATCAAAAACTGCTGCTTCAGCAAAAGAAGGTTTGATCATGGCTGGAAACCATCCGCCGGAATTAATAGTACTCGATCTTGGTTTACCAGATGACAGCGGCCACAACGTATTGCAAAAACTCAGGCAATGGTACACCAACCCCATCATTATTCTTTCAGTGCAAAAAAACGAAGCAGATATTATCAAAGCATTGGATAATGGGGCAAATGATTATTTATCAAAACCCTTTCGCACTGGTGAATTGCTTGCCCGTATACGTTCTGCTTTGCGCAGCATCAATACCGATGAAGGAGAAACAACACTATCATTTGGCGATCTGAATGTTGATCTTTCAACAAGATCTGTATGGAAAAACAATCAATTGCTGAAACTCACTGCAACAGAATACAACCTGTTGGCACTCCTTATCCGCAACGAAGGCAAAGTGCTCACACATCAATACCTGCTGCGTGCTATCTGGGGGCCGGGTTATATCAATCAATCACAATACCTGCGTGTGTTTATTGCACAGATACGCAAGAAGATCGAAGATGATCCAAACAGGCCTCTGTATTTGTTGACCGAAGCAGGAGTAGGTTATCGATTTGTGAGCAGTATTAGTTGA
- a CDS encoding Hsp20/alpha crystallin family protein: protein MTLVKRNGNLLNPFPMLFDDFFNRDLFNWNSSNFSNTNTTIPAVNIKETAENYEVEVAAPGMAKTDFKVELDGNALTISSQKSNQNEEREEGKYFRREFSYQSFQRTFTLQKDVVDIDKIEAKYENGLLHLLIPKKEEAKQKPPRLIQIS from the coding sequence ATGACACTCGTAAAAAGAAATGGGAATTTATTAAATCCATTTCCCATGCTTTTTGATGATTTCTTTAACCGGGATTTGTTTAATTGGAACAGCTCCAATTTTTCAAACACCAATACCACAATTCCGGCAGTAAACATTAAAGAAACGGCCGAAAATTATGAAGTTGAAGTGGCTGCACCCGGAATGGCTAAAACAGATTTCAAGGTTGAGCTTGATGGAAATGCATTGACCATTAGTTCGCAAAAAAGCAATCAAAACGAGGAAAGAGAAGAAGGAAAATATTTCCGTCGTGAATTTAGTTATCAATCTTTTCAACGGACGTTTACTTTACAGAAAGATGTAGTGGATATCGATAAGATTGAAGCGAAATATGAAAATGGTTTGCTGCATCTTTTAATCCCTAAAAAAGAAGAAGCAAAACAAAAGCCACCAAGGTTGATTCAAATCTCCTGA
- the rpmI gene encoding 50S ribosomal protein L35, protein MPKVKTNSSAKKRFKVTGTGKIMHQKSFKRHILTKKSKKRKRNMRLDGEVAQSHVHFVKRLLRLK, encoded by the coding sequence ATGCCAAAGGTAAAAACGAACTCAAGTGCCAAAAAAAGGTTTAAAGTAACCGGCACTGGTAAGATCATGCATCAGAAGAGTTTCAAACGTCACATCCTCACAAAGAAATCAAAAAAACGTAAGCGTAACATGCGTCTGGACGGAGAAGTAGCACAATCTCATGTACACTTTGTAAAACGTTTATTGCGTCTTAAATAA
- the thrS gene encoding threonine--tRNA ligase has translation MKISFPDGAVREYEQGASALDIAKSISEGLARKVLAANVNGQVWDLTRPINDDSSLKLLTWDDAEGKNTFWHSSAHLMAEAVESLFPGVKFWVGPALEKGFYYDMDLGDRKMSEEDLAILEKKMNELAKKNNPFQRKEISKQDAVAYFSEKGDEYKLDLLQNLEDGGITLYSQGEFTDLCRGPHIPHTGFIKAIKLTSIAGAYWKGDEKNKQLTRVYGVTFPSQKELDEYLAMLEEAKKRDHRKLGKELGIYTMDDDVGQGLPLWMPNGTIIIEELEKLAKETEGEAGYKRVVTPHIAKESMYLTSGHLPYYADSMFPPMEMDGEKYYLKAMNCPHHHKIFDAEPKSYKDLPYRIAEYGTCYRYEQSGELFGLMRVRCLHMNDAHIYCNRDQFADEFRAVNDMYLKYFKIFGVDKYVMRLSLHDPAKLGQKYVNEPELWQETEAMVRRVLIESNIPFIEVQDEAAFYGPKIDVQIWSIIGREFTLATNQVDFNSGNKFKLSFTNQNNQPEVPLIIHRAPLGTHERFIGFLLEHYAGKFPLWLAPLQVKILPISDKFMDYAKTLLNKLKKADIRAEIDDRSEKIGKKIRDTELARVPYMLVVGEKEVNEGKVAVRKQGKGDAGVFDADEFIAAAALEIKERKSE, from the coding sequence ATGAAGATCAGTTTTCCCGATGGCGCAGTAAGAGAGTATGAGCAAGGAGCATCAGCCCTCGACATCGCCAAATCAATCAGCGAAGGATTAGCAAGAAAAGTGTTGGCCGCAAATGTTAACGGACAAGTGTGGGATCTCACTCGCCCTATTAACGACGATTCTTCTTTGAAACTGTTGACGTGGGATGATGCTGAAGGAAAGAACACGTTCTGGCATAGCAGTGCTCATCTTATGGCAGAGGCTGTGGAATCTTTATTCCCGGGTGTAAAATTCTGGGTAGGTCCGGCGTTGGAGAAAGGCTTTTATTACGATATGGATCTTGGCGATCGCAAAATGAGTGAAGAAGATTTGGCGATACTGGAAAAGAAGATGAACGAATTGGCTAAAAAGAACAATCCTTTCCAACGCAAAGAAATATCCAAGCAGGATGCAGTTGCTTATTTCTCAGAAAAAGGTGATGAATACAAACTTGATCTGTTACAGAACCTGGAAGATGGCGGCATTACGTTGTATTCACAAGGTGAGTTTACTGATCTCTGTCGTGGGCCACATATTCCGCATACTGGTTTTATCAAAGCAATTAAATTAACTTCTATTGCCGGTGCTTATTGGAAAGGTGATGAAAAGAATAAACAACTGACACGTGTATATGGAGTGACCTTCCCTTCACAAAAAGAGTTGGATGAATACCTGGCGATGCTGGAAGAGGCAAAGAAAAGAGATCACCGGAAGTTGGGTAAAGAGTTAGGTATTTATACAATGGATGATGATGTTGGTCAAGGTTTGCCTTTATGGATGCCGAACGGTACCATCATTATTGAAGAGCTTGAAAAGCTGGCAAAGGAAACTGAAGGCGAAGCAGGATACAAGCGTGTGGTGACTCCGCATATAGCAAAAGAAAGCATGTACCTCACCAGTGGTCACTTGCCGTATTATGCAGATAGTATGTTTCCTCCAATGGAAATGGATGGAGAAAAATATTATCTCAAAGCGATGAACTGTCCGCATCATCATAAAATATTTGATGCTGAACCAAAGAGCTATAAAGATCTTCCATATCGTATTGCAGAATATGGTACCTGTTACCGTTATGAGCAGAGTGGGGAGTTGTTTGGTTTGATGCGTGTACGTTGCCTGCACATGAACGATGCACATATCTATTGCAACCGTGATCAGTTTGCTGATGAATTCCGTGCTGTGAATGATATGTACCTGAAGTATTTCAAAATATTCGGTGTTGATAAATATGTGATGCGTTTGAGTTTGCATGATCCTGCCAAGCTTGGTCAGAAATATGTGAACGAACCGGAACTGTGGCAGGAAACAGAAGCCATGGTACGCAGGGTACTCATCGAATCAAATATCCCATTCATTGAAGTGCAGGATGAAGCGGCATTCTACGGCCCGAAGATTGATGTACAGATATGGAGTATTATTGGCCGTGAGTTTACTCTTGCAACCAACCAGGTTGATTTCAACAGCGGTAACAAGTTCAAACTGTCGTTTACGAATCAGAATAACCAACCGGAAGTGCCGTTGATCATTCACCGTGCACCGCTGGGTACCCATGAACGGTTCATCGGTTTCTTGTTAGAGCATTATGCAGGCAAATTCCCGTTATGGCTGGCACCTTTGCAGGTGAAAATTCTGCCCATAAGTGATAAGTTCATGGATTATGCAAAAACCCTGTTGAATAAACTGAAAAAAGCAGATATTCGTGCTGAGATTGACGATCGCAGCGAAAAAATAGGTAAGAAGATCAGGGATACAGAGCTTGCAAGAGTTCCTTATATGCTGGTTGTGGGTGAGAAAGAAGTGAACGAAGGAAAAGTAGCGGTTCGTAAACAAGGTAAAGGTGATGCGGGTGTATTTGATGCAGATGAATTCATAGCTGCCGCAGCACTTGAGATCAAAGAAAGAAAATCAGAATAA
- a CDS encoding phosphatase PAP2 family protein yields MKKNETTEIKEIPGAVALITAEVIFLIIASLVSISTLIVIIRRIFIVKTTDFDENAFDLFASLVTDTNTHIALVITFLGSYLFMVTAWFVLMGYFLFVRKNKRRFINIFIIALSNFGLMVGLKFFFNRPRPLIPLLNEIPGLSFPSGHAFMGTIYYGLLISIVYREVKTTWKKWLLIFLLLCTIILVGLSRVYLRVHYLSDVLAGFCFGTLSLIIFIWLIKRMEKYNALKLGVLRK; encoded by the coding sequence ATGAAAAAAAATGAAACAACAGAAATAAAAGAAATACCAGGCGCTGTTGCATTGATAACAGCAGAGGTTATTTTTTTGATCATTGCTTCACTGGTATCTATCAGTACGTTGATTGTGATCATCAGGCGGATTTTTATTGTTAAAACAACTGACTTTGATGAAAACGCATTTGATTTATTTGCTTCATTGGTAACTGATACCAATACGCACATTGCATTGGTCATTACTTTTTTGGGGTCATATTTATTTATGGTTACCGCCTGGTTTGTTCTAATGGGCTATTTTCTATTTGTGAGAAAGAACAAGCGGCGATTCATCAATATATTTATCATTGCGCTGAGTAATTTTGGTTTAATGGTGGGGTTGAAATTTTTCTTTAACCGACCACGACCATTGATCCCATTATTAAATGAAATTCCCGGCTTAAGTTTCCCAAGTGGCCATGCTTTTATGGGAACGATCTATTATGGTTTATTGATCAGCATTGTTTATCGTGAAGTAAAGACAACCTGGAAAAAATGGTTGCTCATTTTTCTACTGCTTTGCACCATTATCCTGGTGGGCTTAAGCAGGGTATACCTGCGTGTACATTATTTAAGTGATGTGCTGGCAGGTTTTTGTTTTGGCACACTGTCATTGATCATTTTTATTTGGTTGATCAAACGCATGGAAAAATACAATGCTTTAAAACTGGGTGTTCTCAGGAAGTAG
- a CDS encoding alpha/beta fold hydrolase: MHTEMKGYDLSIPVSNFNVSYDDLGESATPVIFLHGYPFSKAMWKKQLEFLQATNRVIACDIRGFGDSKDESSVLSIDLFTNDLLQFMDSLKIEKAIVCGLSMGGYIALNANKRFPERFEALILCDTQCIADTDAVKEKRYKTIDDISANGAKKFNAGFIENVFHKDSLNNKKELVEELRIVVFANSQHIITAGLIALAERNETCSTLGAIGIPTMIICGREDTVTPLAQSDFMHQMIAGSTMHVIDNAGHVSNLEQPDEFNQHLLDFLTSHSVNQKETFPENEESIK, from the coding sequence ATGCATACAGAAATGAAGGGATACGATCTGAGTATTCCTGTCAGCAACTTTAATGTATCGTATGATGATCTGGGCGAAAGTGCCACACCGGTCATCTTCTTACATGGTTATCCATTCAGTAAAGCGATGTGGAAAAAGCAGCTCGAATTTCTGCAAGCAACCAATCGTGTAATTGCTTGTGATATTCGTGGATTTGGCGATTCAAAAGATGAATCGTCAGTCCTCAGCATTGATCTGTTCACAAATGATCTGTTGCAGTTCATGGACAGTTTGAAAATTGAAAAAGCAATTGTTTGTGGGTTATCGATGGGAGGTTACATTGCACTCAATGCAAATAAACGTTTTCCTGAACGCTTTGAAGCATTGATCCTGTGCGACACACAATGTATTGCTGATACGGATGCGGTAAAAGAGAAGCGCTATAAAACGATTGATGATATTTCTGCGAACGGTGCGAAGAAGTTTAATGCTGGATTTATTGAAAATGTTTTTCATAAAGACAGCTTGAACAATAAAAAGGAATTGGTTGAAGAACTTCGCATAGTTGTGTTTGCAAATTCTCAGCACATTATTACAGCCGGACTAATTGCTCTTGCTGAACGTAATGAAACCTGTTCTACATTAGGCGCCATCGGTATTCCAACCATGATCATTTGCGGAAGGGAAGATACAGTAACACCACTTGCTCAATCTGATTTTATGCATCAAATGATTGCAGGATCAACAATGCATGTAATCGACAATGCAGGTCATGTTTCAAATCTTGAACAACCCGATGAATTCAATCAGCATTTACTTGATTTCCTGACTTCTCACAGCGTTAATCAAAAGGAAACGTTTCCTGAGAATGAGGAGAGTATTAAGTAG
- a CDS encoding arginine decarboxylase, with amino-acid sequence MTNDPRSYTLTNQTYTDLVHQTFNFPQEDFHLHNNYLQFNGLDLKALIDKYGTPMKLTYLPKIGMQIKKAKKMFDTAFKKHRYEGKYFYCYCTKSSHFSFVVEETLKNEVHLETSFAYDIEIINKLYQKKKINKDIQIICNGYKQKSYITRIAKLLNTGFKNVTPILDNKEELQQYKKTVKVPFKVGIRVAAEEEPNFPFYTSRLGIRARDILEFYVDKIEGNEDRFQLKMLHIFLNKGIKDDIYYWSELNKVVNLYCQLKKICPELDSINIGGGFPIKHSLGFEYDYQFMINEIVATIKKTCKKAGVPMPNIYTEFGSFTVGESMAHIYSVLAQKTQNDRENWYMIDSSFITTLPDTWGIGEKFLMLPINKWDNDYQRVVLGGITCDSHDYYDSEEHINEVFLPKLNGDSTEPLYVGFFHTGAYQDQISGYGGIKHCMIPSPKHIIVGHDKNGKLIDWVYAKEQTAQSMLKILGY; translated from the coding sequence GTGACAAACGACCCACGTAGTTATACACTGACCAACCAAACGTACACCGACCTGGTGCATCAAACATTCAACTTCCCGCAAGAAGATTTTCATTTACACAATAATTACCTGCAGTTTAATGGACTTGACCTGAAGGCCCTGATCGATAAGTATGGTACGCCGATGAAGCTGACCTATCTGCCAAAGATCGGCATGCAGATCAAGAAGGCGAAGAAGATGTTTGATACTGCTTTTAAAAAGCACAGGTATGAAGGCAAATATTTTTATTGCTATTGCACCAAGAGCAGTCACTTCTCTTTTGTGGTGGAAGAAACATTGAAGAATGAAGTTCATCTTGAAACGTCTTTTGCTTACGATATTGAAATTATCAACAAGCTTTACCAAAAGAAAAAGATCAATAAGGATATACAGATCATTTGTAACGGTTATAAACAAAAGAGCTACATCACACGTATCGCTAAATTGTTGAATACAGGTTTCAAAAATGTAACACCCATTCTTGATAACAAAGAGGAATTACAGCAATATAAAAAAACCGTAAAGGTACCTTTCAAAGTAGGTATTCGTGTGGCTGCAGAAGAAGAACCGAATTTCCCATTCTATACATCCCGTCTTGGAATTCGTGCAAGAGATATTCTTGAGTTTTATGTTGACAAGATCGAGGGAAACGAAGATCGTTTCCAGTTGAAGATGCTGCATATCTTTTTGAACAAGGGAATTAAAGATGATATCTATTACTGGAGTGAGCTGAACAAAGTAGTGAACCTGTATTGCCAGTTGAAGAAGATATGTCCTGAATTAGATTCAATCAATATCGGCGGGGGATTCCCAATAAAACATTCACTTGGGTTTGAATACGACTACCAGTTCATGATCAATGAAATTGTAGCGACCATCAAAAAAACCTGTAAGAAAGCAGGTGTACCAATGCCAAATATCTATACAGAGTTTGGAAGTTTTACAGTAGGTGAAAGTATGGCGCATATTTATTCTGTGCTTGCACAAAAAACACAGAATGACCGGGAGAATTGGTACATGATCGATTCATCATTCATCACTACCTTACCAGACACATGGGGCATTGGTGAAAAATTCCTGATGTTACCTATCAACAAATGGGATAACGATTATCAGCGTGTGGTGCTCGGTGGCATTACCTGCGACAGTCATGATTATTATGATTCAGAAGAGCATATCAATGAAGTGTTCCTTCCAAAATTAAACGGAGACAGCACAGAGCCTTTGTATGTTGGCTTCTTCCATACAGGTGCTTACCAGGATCAGATCAGCGGTTACGGTGGTATTAAGCACTGTATGATACCTTCACCTAAACACATCATTGTCGGGCACGATAAGAACGGCAAGCTCATCGATTGGGTTTATGCCAAGGAACAAACAGCGCAGAGCATGCTGAAGATACTGGGATATTAA
- the infC gene encoding translation initiation factor IF-3 produces the protein MAFPQRPPRGRFIPRKEPEHRINHMIRVPEVRLVGDNVEVGVYPTQKALQIAQELGLDLVEISPQAVPPVCKAIDYNKFLYEKKKKEKEMKSKSKSAELKEIRFTPNTDDHDFDFKAKHAENFLKEGNKVKAYVQFKGRAIQFKERGELVLLKFAERLKDSGQVEGFPKLEGKRMLMIIAPRTAKKKKENAE, from the coding sequence ATGGCATTTCCACAAAGACCTCCGAGGGGACGTTTTATTCCCCGTAAAGAGCCAGAACATCGCATCAACCACATGATCCGTGTACCGGAAGTACGCCTGGTTGGTGATAACGTAGAGGTGGGAGTTTATCCTACACAAAAAGCCTTACAAATTGCACAGGAACTCGGTTTAGACCTGGTGGAGATCTCTCCACAAGCGGTTCCACCTGTTTGTAAAGCAATTGACTACAATAAATTCCTTTACGAGAAGAAGAAGAAGGAAAAGGAAATGAAGTCGAAAAGTAAATCGGCCGAACTGAAAGAGATCCGTTTTACACCGAATACAGATGATCATGACTTCGATTTCAAAGCAAAACATGCTGAGAACTTCCTGAAAGAAGGGAATAAAGTGAAGGCTTACGTACAGTTTAAAGGTCGTGCCATCCAGTTTAAAGAAAGGGGAGAACTCGTGTTGCTGAAATTTGCGGAGCGTCTGAAAGATTCCGGCCAGGTTGAAGGATTTCCTAAATTGGAAGGAAAGCGGATGTTGATGATTATTGCGCCAAGAACGGCGAAAAAGAAGAAAGAAAACGCTGAATAA